A region of Candidatus Aramenus sp. CH1 DNA encodes the following proteins:
- the purS gene encoding phosphoribosylformylglycinamidine synthase subunit PurS gives MMYSVEIIVLNKEGVRDPEGETIKKYMVDKVTDKVKEVRAGKYVLFRVDAGSEEEAMNIAKRVADEKRLYNPIVHKVEIRVRKNEDGGH, from the coding sequence CTGATGTACAGCGTGGAGATAATTGTCCTTAACAAGGAAGGGGTAAGGGACCCAGAGGGAGAAACAATAAAGAAGTACATGGTAGACAAGGTGACCGACAAGGTCAAGGAAGTGAGGGCGGGGAAGTACGTACTTTTCAGGGTAGACGCGGGGTCAGAGGAGGAAGCTATGAACATAGCCAAGAGAGTCGCTGACGAAAAGAGGCTCTACAACCCCATTGTTCACAAGGTGGAAATAAGGGTGAGGAAGAACGAAGACGGCGGTCATTAA
- the purL gene encoding phosphoribosylformylglycinamidine synthase subunit PurL, producing MVNLSEYELDVARKRLGRDPNPAEVKVIDALWSEHCSYKSSKIFLRSFPSEGPRVVMGIEDWQDAGAVDIGDGYAIVLKVESHNHPSAVDPFNGAATGVGGIIRDIISKGATPIALLDMIRVGGLRDSRNKWLLKNIIAGIGFYGNSIGIPVVGGELSFDESFSDNPLVDVACVGIVKKDKIKPSVVKEPGLKLVLTGLTGIDGLGGASFASRKLSGENEIGAVQIADPFAGKIVMDVTLEVADKVEAIKDLGGGGLAVAVTEMANGLGARVYVDKVPLRVKDMSPEDIIISETQERMLFAVREENVDYVCRAFEYYEYPCAVIGEISADSVIRFIYEGKEIASLPSELLLSPPLYAWPIREKARKIDVKPNVELEQAVRSVLTHPDQASKEWAYSQFDYEVGTSTVVKPGEADSAVVSLPNGKLLAIKGDANPDLCAEDAYECGKAIFAEAYRNLAVVGARGVAAVDHLQFGDPRKPEIYSNFVDAVRGIGEAARFFSIPIVGGKVSFYNENKNGVPIKPTPLVVMAGLVEGKLLKPKVEEGALVLIGYTRNEMRGSLFAKLFGPHGEVPKVRLQEDYLASEVVLDLINQGIITFVKDVNRGGLVGTLMAVLSKGYSAKVDPDKVLGTDDLMAKLFSENGGRFIAITNSPESVVERAKRRGVIASVIGEVKKEGNYLEIGSRKLNVEREVEHYLNYLEEELSD from the coding sequence GTGGTAAACCTCTCAGAGTATGAACTAGACGTCGCTAGGAAAAGGCTGGGCAGGGATCCAAACCCTGCCGAAGTTAAGGTCATTGACGCCCTATGGTCCGAGCACTGCTCCTACAAGTCGTCAAAGATATTCCTGAGGAGCTTTCCAAGCGAGGGCCCAAGAGTAGTGATGGGGATAGAGGACTGGCAGGACGCGGGAGCAGTTGACATAGGCGACGGCTACGCAATAGTGCTAAAGGTTGAGAGTCACAACCACCCGTCAGCTGTTGACCCCTTTAACGGCGCGGCCACTGGAGTTGGAGGCATCATAAGGGACATAATAAGCAAAGGGGCCACACCAATAGCCTTGCTAGACATGATAAGGGTAGGCGGGTTAAGGGACAGCAGAAACAAGTGGCTCTTGAAGAACATTATCGCTGGGATAGGCTTTTACGGAAATAGCATCGGCATCCCGGTAGTTGGAGGGGAGCTCTCCTTTGACGAGTCCTTCTCGGACAACCCACTGGTTGACGTCGCCTGCGTCGGTATCGTCAAGAAGGACAAGATAAAGCCGAGCGTCGTCAAGGAGCCCGGGCTGAAGCTAGTCCTGACGGGACTCACCGGAATAGATGGCCTAGGAGGGGCGTCCTTTGCTTCCAGGAAGCTTAGCGGGGAAAACGAGATTGGGGCTGTCCAGATAGCAGACCCGTTCGCGGGCAAGATAGTCATGGACGTTACGCTAGAGGTGGCCGACAAGGTAGAGGCTATAAAGGACCTAGGTGGTGGTGGGTTAGCGGTAGCAGTGACTGAAATGGCCAACGGGCTGGGGGCCAGGGTATACGTCGACAAGGTACCCCTCAGGGTTAAGGACATGAGCCCGGAGGACATCATAATCTCCGAGACCCAGGAGAGGATGCTCTTTGCAGTTAGGGAGGAAAACGTAGACTACGTCTGTAGGGCCTTTGAGTATTACGAGTACCCTTGTGCGGTTATAGGCGAGATATCTGCAGACAGCGTGATAAGGTTCATCTACGAAGGAAAGGAAATAGCTTCCCTTCCGTCAGAACTCCTCCTGTCCCCTCCGCTTTACGCCTGGCCAATAAGGGAGAAGGCGAGGAAAATAGACGTGAAACCGAACGTTGAGCTCGAACAAGCAGTGCGCTCTGTTCTCACGCACCCAGACCAAGCAAGCAAGGAGTGGGCGTACTCCCAGTTCGACTACGAAGTTGGCACGTCAACGGTAGTGAAGCCAGGGGAGGCAGACTCAGCAGTGGTCTCCCTGCCAAACGGCAAGCTGTTGGCCATAAAGGGGGACGCAAACCCCGACCTCTGCGCTGAGGACGCTTACGAGTGCGGAAAGGCGATATTTGCTGAAGCCTATAGGAACTTGGCGGTTGTGGGGGCTAGGGGGGTAGCTGCGGTAGACCACCTCCAGTTCGGCGATCCCAGGAAGCCCGAGATATACAGTAACTTCGTTGACGCAGTCAGGGGGATTGGGGAGGCAGCGAGGTTCTTCTCCATACCCATCGTTGGGGGGAAGGTCTCCTTCTACAACGAGAACAAGAACGGCGTACCGATAAAGCCCACGCCTCTCGTCGTGATGGCGGGACTAGTGGAGGGGAAATTACTCAAGCCAAAAGTAGAGGAGGGGGCCCTAGTGCTCATAGGGTACACCAGGAACGAGATGAGGGGGTCGCTCTTCGCCAAGCTGTTCGGCCCCCATGGCGAGGTTCCCAAGGTGAGGTTACAGGAGGACTACTTAGCGAGCGAGGTCGTCCTCGACTTGATCAACCAAGGGATCATCACCTTCGTAAAGGACGTGAACAGGGGAGGCCTCGTCGGCACCCTAATGGCTGTCCTAAGCAAGGGCTACTCAGCAAAAGTCGACCCAGACAAGGTCCTTGGAACCGACGACCTTATGGCTAAGCTCTTCTCCGAGAACGGAGGGAGGTTTATCGCGATAACCAACTCCCCAGAAAGCGTAGTTGAGAGGGCAAAGAGAAGAGGGGTGATAGCGTCGGTGATAGGGGAAGTAAAGAAGGAGGGGAATTACCTCGAGATAGGCTCAAGGAAGCTCAACGTCGAGAGAGAGGTCGAACACTACTTAAACTACTTGGAGGAGGAGTTGAGTGATTAA
- a CDS encoding 7-carboxy-7-deazaguanine synthase QueE, with product MKYWVIEIFTSVQGEGEVVGYPSNFVRLAGCNLRCVWCDTKYSWLRSDGKEMTVEEIISKLDLRMPYTTITGGEPLLQDLYPLVKALKERGQRVIVETNGTVMPRKELRELVDVFSVSPKLRNSGYQINYKFHQDWATYYKFVITSLEDVDEVVKFVEDNGINPTKVILQPNGLLNDEEYMKTLRQLGNFVVGRGLPFRILPQLHRILGYR from the coding sequence ATGAAGTACTGGGTAATTGAGATATTTACCTCCGTACAAGGAGAAGGGGAAGTGGTGGGGTACCCCTCCAACTTCGTTAGGCTAGCCGGTTGCAACTTGAGGTGCGTCTGGTGCGACACCAAGTACTCGTGGCTTAGATCTGACGGGAAGGAGATGACAGTAGAGGAGATAATTTCTAAGCTTGACTTGAGGATGCCATACACAACAATAACCGGAGGGGAACCGCTCCTCCAAGATCTCTACCCACTCGTCAAGGCGTTGAAAGAAAGGGGGCAGAGGGTCATAGTAGAGACCAACGGCACTGTGATGCCTAGAAAGGAGTTGAGGGAGCTTGTGGACGTGTTCTCCGTGTCCCCAAAGCTCAGGAACTCTGGGTACCAAATAAACTACAAGTTCCACCAAGACTGGGCGACCTACTACAAGTTCGTGATCACGAGCCTTGAGGACGTGGACGAGGTGGTGAAGTTTGTGGAGGACAACGGGATTAACCCCACGAAGGTTATACTACAACCCAATGGCCTCTTAAACGACGAAGAGTACATGAAGACCTTGAGGCAGTTAGGCAACTTCGTAGTTGGCAGAGGTCTTCCCTTTAGGATCCTTCCCCAGCTTCACAGAATCCTCGGATACAGATGA
- a CDS encoding NAD(P)/FAD-dependent oxidoreductase has product MDFDVVVIGGGVGGLASAIRSAELGKRVAIVERDVIGGECINRACIPSKTLIDAVKLVSRTRKSPWIKANASIDYEILNQHKNKSIEAIRNNLIENLRKHNVTVIAGEGKVNEHGEVQVEEKTITFDKLVIATGSSPISLADFPLNGRNVLDPWTAMNLPSLPNSIVIVGGGVAGVELATLFRALGKEVTILELMPQLLPGFDREIASETKKRLEENGIKIYLQARSKIVDSKDKVKFSVSLPNSSETVEGDLAVITIGRKANNDNLGLNNLKVEVDQRGYIKVDGKARTSNSRVYAVGDCAGIPLSATKAWKQGIVAGDNIGGKDSVMPKYIPISIFADLEIGLVGKSLDDVKKEGVEATEVKVEMREIPRAWTVNETEGFLKVVVDKEGRILGAHMIGEGATEIINTMALAIEGNLTMKELYKVSFSHPTLTEVISEVVQRFYHGELY; this is encoded by the coding sequence ATGGATTTTGATGTAGTGGTAATAGGCGGTGGAGTCGGAGGATTAGCCTCAGCAATTAGGTCAGCGGAACTGGGGAAAAGGGTAGCAATAGTGGAGAGGGACGTAATTGGAGGGGAGTGCATAAACAGGGCGTGCATTCCTTCCAAGACGCTCATCGACGCTGTGAAGCTGGTCTCGAGGACAAGGAAGTCCCCTTGGATTAAGGCTAACGCCAGCATAGACTACGAAATCCTAAACCAGCACAAGAACAAGTCGATAGAGGCAATAAGGAACAACTTGATTGAGAACTTGAGGAAGCACAACGTAACGGTTATAGCGGGCGAAGGTAAGGTAAACGAGCACGGAGAAGTACAAGTAGAGGAGAAAACCATCACCTTCGACAAGCTAGTAATAGCCACAGGCTCCTCCCCGATCTCCCTTGCCGACTTCCCCCTAAACGGGAGGAACGTGCTCGACCCTTGGACTGCAATGAACTTGCCTTCGCTTCCCAACTCCATCGTAATAGTAGGAGGGGGAGTGGCTGGCGTAGAGCTGGCTACGTTATTTAGGGCCCTAGGGAAGGAAGTGACTATCCTTGAGCTGATGCCCCAGCTACTGCCCGGCTTCGACAGGGAGATAGCCAGCGAGACGAAGAAAAGACTAGAGGAGAACGGAATAAAAATATACCTACAAGCCAGGTCAAAGATAGTGGACTCCAAGGACAAGGTCAAGTTCTCCGTGTCCCTCCCCAACTCGAGCGAAACTGTGGAGGGCGACCTGGCGGTGATAACTATAGGGAGGAAGGCTAACAACGACAACTTGGGACTGAACAACTTGAAGGTGGAAGTTGACCAGAGGGGCTACATAAAGGTGGACGGAAAGGCTAGAACTTCCAACTCCAGGGTTTATGCAGTGGGGGACTGCGCTGGCATACCGCTCTCCGCCACCAAGGCGTGGAAACAGGGAATAGTAGCAGGGGACAACATAGGCGGTAAGGACAGCGTCATGCCAAAGTACATACCCATCTCTATATTTGCCGACCTGGAGATTGGGCTTGTCGGCAAGAGCCTAGATGACGTTAAGAAGGAGGGAGTGGAAGCAACAGAGGTAAAGGTAGAAATGAGGGAGATACCTAGGGCTTGGACGGTAAACGAGACTGAGGGGTTCCTCAAAGTGGTAGTAGACAAGGAGGGTAGGATACTGGGGGCCCACATGATAGGTGAGGGCGCCACCGAG
- the purQ gene encoding phosphoribosylformylglycinamidine synthase I — MKFPGTTCDYDVLKALGEAKVEAEIVRYKDLDPDRYSSVVIPGGFSFGDYLRAGSIAASTETMKMVKEMADQGKTVLGICNGFQILTESGLLKGGLLPNLKMRFISKWIYVKVVRDDTRLTKNLPKKVLRMPIAHAEGRFVLDGEEARRLMVFQYSNEKGEVSEDYNPNGSVLNIAGIANEEGNVIGLMPHPERASFPLTSVDGNVDGLLLLRGLRW; from the coding sequence ATTAAGTTCCCTGGAACCACTTGCGATTATGACGTCCTGAAGGCGCTGGGGGAGGCAAAGGTAGAGGCCGAGATAGTGAGGTACAAGGACTTGGACCCAGATAGGTACTCCTCCGTCGTAATACCGGGGGGTTTCAGCTTTGGCGACTACTTAAGGGCAGGGTCAATAGCTGCAAGCACGGAGACCATGAAGATGGTAAAGGAGATGGCAGACCAAGGGAAGACCGTGCTGGGTATATGCAACGGATTCCAGATCTTGACTGAAAGCGGTCTCCTAAAGGGAGGCCTCCTGCCCAACTTGAAGATGAGGTTCATATCCAAGTGGATTTACGTGAAGGTGGTGAGGGATGACACTAGGCTCACCAAGAACCTGCCAAAGAAGGTTTTGAGGATGCCAATAGCCCACGCCGAGGGCAGGTTCGTCTTAGACGGGGAGGAAGCTAGGAGGCTTATGGTGTTTCAGTACTCAAACGAGAAAGGGGAGGTTTCAGAGGACTACAACCCCAACGGCTCCGTGCTGAACATCGCTGGTATAGCCAACGAGGAGGGTAACGTAATTGGGCTAATGCCTCACCCCGAGAGGGCTTCCTTTCCCTTAACTTCAGTTGACGGAAACGTTGACGGACTACTTCTGTTGAGGGGATTGAGGTGGTAA
- the purF gene encoding amidophosphoribosyltransferase yields MIKEHCGVFGVKGEDSVRYVYEGLKLLQHRGQESAGISFVEDGRLKTVKGLGLVEEALGEGIDSNSNVGIGHVRYSTTGKTTLEEAQPLSNEVLAVAFNGTITNYFEFGNFSTDTEFILKFLNKDLEGGKSLVHAIKHFVDVADGAYSLLVLTRSGEIYAVRDPKGFRPLVLGRIGKSVVVSSEDSPIRQLGGKVIRDVYPGELVVIKEGEVYSDVLSKSEVSTCAFEYIYFSRADSVIDGISVYRARERLGEVLFERHPVDADIVVPVPDSSRPIAIGFSRRSGIPFEEGLVRTLASKRSFIMPTNEKRNEVLEEKFGVVEEVLKGKRVVLIDDSIVRGNTMKRLISLLRDAGAKEVHLRIGSPPIRYPCYMGIDFPRRSELAAYGRTEGEIARELGADSLGYLTVEEMVEAIGRNTLCTACFTGKYPLKGKYQIERLEVAFRR; encoded by the coding sequence GTGATTAAAGAGCACTGCGGTGTGTTTGGAGTAAAGGGAGAGGACTCGGTAAGGTACGTGTACGAGGGACTGAAGCTCCTCCAGCACAGGGGACAGGAATCGGCGGGCATATCCTTTGTGGAAGACGGTAGGTTGAAGACCGTGAAGGGACTGGGGCTAGTTGAGGAGGCATTAGGGGAAGGCATAGACAGCAACTCAAACGTGGGCATAGGTCACGTAAGGTACTCTACTACTGGGAAGACGACCTTGGAGGAGGCACAGCCACTGAGCAACGAAGTGTTGGCAGTGGCGTTTAACGGGACAATAACAAACTACTTCGAGTTCGGCAACTTCTCCACGGACACGGAGTTTATCCTAAAGTTCCTCAACAAGGATCTGGAGGGCGGGAAAAGCCTAGTCCACGCTATTAAGCACTTCGTCGACGTGGCTGACGGAGCCTACTCCTTGTTGGTGCTGACTAGGTCGGGGGAAATCTACGCGGTGAGGGACCCAAAGGGCTTTAGGCCCCTAGTGCTCGGGAGGATAGGAAAGAGCGTCGTGGTGTCGTCGGAGGACTCACCTATAAGGCAACTGGGAGGTAAGGTAATTAGGGACGTATACCCCGGGGAGCTGGTAGTGATCAAGGAAGGGGAAGTTTACTCCGATGTGTTGTCAAAGTCGGAAGTGAGCACTTGTGCCTTCGAGTACATCTACTTTTCAAGGGCCGACAGCGTGATAGACGGGATTTCTGTATATAGGGCTAGGGAGAGGTTAGGGGAAGTGCTTTTCGAAAGGCACCCAGTCGACGCGGACATCGTCGTCCCAGTCCCCGACTCGTCTAGGCCCATCGCCATTGGCTTTTCAAGGAGGAGCGGAATACCCTTTGAAGAGGGCCTCGTGAGAACCTTGGCATCAAAGAGGTCATTTATAATGCCCACAAACGAGAAGAGGAACGAGGTTCTTGAGGAGAAGTTCGGCGTAGTGGAGGAGGTCTTAAAAGGCAAGAGGGTCGTCCTCATAGACGACTCCATAGTCAGGGGGAACACCATGAAGAGGCTCATCTCGCTCTTAAGGGACGCCGGGGCTAAGGAAGTGCATTTGAGGATAGGCTCCCCTCCAATAAGGTACCCCTGCTATATGGGGATTGACTTCCCCAGGAGGAGCGAGCTAGCGGCGTACGGTAGGACTGAGGGAGAGATCGCCAGGGAGTTGGGGGCAGACTCCTTGGGCTACTTGACGGTGGAGGAAATGGTCGAGGCAATAGGAAGGAACACCCTGTGTACGGCTTGTTTCACTGGGAAGTACCCACTAAAAGGTAAGTACCAAATTGAAAGACTAGAGGTAGCTTTTAGGAGGTGA
- a CDS encoding 50S ribosome-binding GTPase — protein sequence MLNPFEKINCPPKVEDFIKSQLNRLSRISGETIKDREIRRLISYRDNLNKYVEFVNSFPNVDKLHQFYRESMEIVAGKSSREIKICLAVAMKSVKLAMKILNQYIGKIKTSDEKVSNRLMREAFGRASSVLRKDRCINWLINLAKQLKKLKSIDPSLPTVIVVGPPNVGKSTLVSRISSAKPEVASYPFTTKEIHVGHIEWNFSKIQVIDTPGILDRPQESRNEIEKKAINALRNLNGVVVFLFDVSKYSLYSPKEQLDLYEEVKYFGKRVIPALNKIDEVDPGIYEQVTSALREKFFKISAEKGVGLEELKKEIMKVLQNEVLGN from the coding sequence ATGCTGAACCCCTTTGAGAAGATCAATTGCCCGCCCAAAGTCGAGGACTTCATTAAGTCCCAGCTCAACAGGCTTTCAAGGATCTCTGGGGAGACGATAAAGGACAGGGAAATAAGGAGGCTAATTTCCTATAGGGATAACCTCAACAAATACGTGGAGTTCGTCAACTCCTTCCCCAACGTCGATAAGCTCCACCAGTTTTACAGAGAGTCCATGGAAATCGTGGCTGGCAAGAGTTCCAGGGAAATTAAGATCTGTCTGGCGGTTGCGATGAAGTCCGTGAAACTCGCCATGAAGATACTTAACCAGTACATAGGCAAGATAAAGACTTCAGACGAGAAGGTGAGTAACAGGCTGATGAGGGAGGCTTTCGGTAGGGCTTCCTCAGTCCTTAGAAAAGACCGTTGCATTAATTGGCTAATAAACTTGGCAAAGCAACTGAAGAAGCTTAAGAGCATAGACCCCTCGTTACCCACTGTAATAGTTGTAGGCCCCCCAAACGTGGGCAAGTCGACCTTGGTTTCGAGGATATCCTCTGCTAAGCCAGAGGTGGCGAGCTACCCGTTCACTACCAAGGAGATCCACGTGGGCCACATAGAGTGGAACTTCTCTAAGATCCAAGTAATAGACACTCCAGGGATCCTCGATAGGCCCCAGGAGAGTAGGAACGAAATAGAGAAGAAGGCAATAAACGCCTTGAGGAACTTGAATGGCGTCGTGGTTTTCCTCTTTGACGTCTCAAAGTACTCCCTCTACTCTCCTAAGGAGCAGTTGGACCTCTACGAGGAGGTGAAGTACTTTGGCAAGAGGGTGATCCCAGCGTTGAACAAGATAGACGAAGTAGACCCGGGCATCTACGAACAAGTAACATCGGCGTTGAGGGAGAAGTTCTTTAAGATAAGCGCGGAGAAGGGAGTTGGGCTAGAAGAACTTAAGAAGGAGATCATGAAAGTCTTACAAAATGAAGTACTGGGTAATTGA
- a CDS encoding phosphoribosylaminoimidazolesuccinocarboxamide synthase: MEFTKLGEGKTKEVYSFDEGHVLLKFKDTVTAGDGAKVDVIKDKGVINAQTSALFFRALEREGIKTHYVGMYDERTMIAKRLKMVPVEVVLRNLATGSIVKRLPIKEGEVFDPPIVEFFLKDDARHDPMLNYHHMEFLKLMTRKEAEQVEEIMVRANKVLKGMVKRMSLVLYDFKLEFGRLGDELIIGDEISLDSMRVRDREGRIYDKDLYRKGQPLEVVASSYAEFLERLKRVV; this comes from the coding sequence ATGGAATTTACGAAGCTCGGGGAAGGGAAGACAAAGGAAGTTTACTCCTTTGATGAGGGGCACGTGCTCCTGAAGTTCAAGGACACCGTTACCGCCGGGGACGGGGCAAAGGTCGACGTGATAAAAGACAAGGGCGTAATTAACGCCCAAACGTCTGCCCTCTTCTTTAGGGCTTTAGAGAGGGAAGGAATCAAGACGCACTACGTTGGGATGTACGACGAGAGGACTATGATAGCCAAGAGGCTGAAGATGGTACCCGTTGAGGTGGTACTCAGGAACTTGGCCACAGGTAGCATAGTGAAGAGGTTGCCAATAAAGGAAGGGGAGGTCTTCGACCCTCCCATAGTCGAGTTCTTCTTGAAGGACGACGCTAGACACGATCCCATGCTAAATTACCACCACATGGAGTTCCTGAAGCTAATGACGAGGAAGGAGGCTGAACAGGTAGAAGAGATAATGGTAAGGGCAAACAAGGTACTTAAGGGCATGGTAAAGAGGATGAGCCTCGTCCTCTACGACTTCAAGTTGGAGTTCGGAAGGCTGGGCGACGAGCTCATCATAGGTGATGAGATATCCTTGGACTCCATGAGGGTAAGGGACAGGGAGGGGAGAATATACGACAAGGACCTCTACAGGAAGGGACAGCCCCTTGAGGTGGTGGCGTCTTCTTACGCTGAGTTCCTCGAGAGGTTAAAGAGGGTGGTCTGA
- the metG gene encoding methionine--tRNA ligase subunit beta, with protein sequence MEITIDDFAKLDIKVGVVKFAEKIEGTKLLRLIVDLGSEERQIISGIAEYYTPEQMLNKKVVVLTNLKPRVIRGYESQGMVLAAGCKEDEKRGVRPSLLTSDSDVPPGTKIC encoded by the coding sequence ATGGAAATAACAATAGACGACTTCGCTAAGCTCGACATAAAGGTTGGCGTGGTTAAGTTTGCTGAGAAAATTGAGGGCACTAAACTCCTTAGGTTGATAGTCGACCTAGGAAGCGAGGAAAGGCAGATAATATCGGGGATAGCCGAGTATTACACGCCAGAGCAGATGTTAAACAAGAAGGTAGTCGTGTTAACTAACTTGAAGCCTAGGGTGATCAGGGGCTATGAGAGCCAGGGTATGGTGCTTGCAGCGGGGTGCAAGGAAGACGAGAAAAGGGGCGTGAGGCCTAGTCTTTTAACTTCAGACTCAGATGTTCCACCTGGCACCAAAATATGCTGA